Genomic segment of Streptomyces sp. NA02950:
TGGGTTCTGTCCCACCACGAAGATCAGGTCGGCGTGGTGGATGTCGTCCAGACTGACACTGCCTTTGCCGATGCCGAGCGTCTCCGTCAGCGCGCGACCGCTGGATTCGTGGCACATGTTGCTGCAGTCGGGCAGGTTGTTGGTGCCGAACGCGCGGGCGAAGAGCTGGAGGAGGAACGCGGCTTCGTTGCCGAGCCGGCCGGAGGTGTAGAAGGCCGCCTCGTCCGGCGAGTCGAGCCCGCGGAGCTCCTGCGACATCAGGGAGAACGCCTCGTCCCAGCCGATGGGCTCGTAATGACTCGCCCCGGGGCGCTTGACCATCGGTTCGGTCAGCCGGCCGCGCTGGTTGAGCCAGAGGTCCGACATGCGATTCAGTTCGTCGATCGTGTACTGCCTGAAGAAGTCGCGCCCAATCCGCCGGGTGGTCGCCTCGTCGTTGATGTGCTTGGCGCCGTTCTCGCAGTACTCATTGCGGTGCCGCTGGCCGGGGGCCGGTTCGGGCCACGCGCAGCCAGGGCAGTCGGTGCCGTTGGCCTGGTTGATGGTGAGCAGGCTGGTCGCCGCCCGGCGGGGCGAGGTCTGCTGCAGCGAGTACCGCAGGGCGTGAGTGACCGCCGGCACCCCAGTCGCCCAGGTCTTGGGCGAGGTGACCGTCAGGTCGTCATCGGTGGAATCGTTCGGGCTGCTCACGGCTCGTTCTTTCGTATCGGCGGTTGCGGGGGCGGCCCTGCCGAAGAGACCGCTCGGCGTTGGACCTGCAGCGCAATGGGGAGGCCGGTGGGCCCTGAAGCGCGTCGCGTACGGCGACCACCACGGCCGCGACAGCATCGCTGTGCGGCCGCACCGGTGGTGCCCCGTCGACGCCAAAGCGGCGCCAAACGGATTTTCCGTCACCTCTTTCAGGCCCTGGTCGGCCCTCAGCACGGCGCCCCGCAGGTCGACTATGTGAAGTTCGTTGGCGGGCTCAGATGAGATTCCGCGCCGCTCGGGTGGCGATCGAGACCTGCGTACGAGGGACCTGGGCGGACCGCGCTACTGTTCGAACCCGGCCAGATCCCGGGACGTCGCGCAATCCAGCGGTCGTGTTGTGGGTGCGTAGGACGGTGCAGGTCCGGAGTCACGGGTGCGGGAGACACCGCACCCGGCACTCATGTCCCGCCGGTGGCCGTAAGGCCGCGGATCACGTCCATGGCCCGCCAGGTCTCGGCGAAGCCGGTGGTGAGGGGAGACAATCCGACGCGGATGCCGTCCGGTGGACGGAAGTCGATGATCACACCTGCCTCGATCAGGCGCTGTGACAGTTCTGCCGCGTCGGCACGGGCGAGGGTGACGTGGCTGCCGCGCCGGTCGGGGTCGCGCGGCGACGCGATGCGCACCCCGTGCGGTACGAGCCAGTCCTGGGCGAGTTCGGTGACCATCTCGGTCAGTGCCATGCCTTTGGCGCGTATGCGGTCGATGCCGGCCTCGGCGGTCAGCGTCACGCTCTCCTCGACGCCGATCATGGCGGTGATCGGCGGGGTGCCGGACAGGGCGCGGCGCACCCCGGGAGCCGGGCGGTAGGCGTGTTCCATGGCGAACGGTGCGGCTGCGCCCATCCATCCCCATATGGGCTGGCGGAAGGACTCCTGGTGGGCGGTTCTCACGTAGGCGAAGGCGGGGGCCCCGGGCCCGGCGTTGAGGTACTTGTAGGTGCAGCCGACGGCGAAGTCGACCCCTGCGGTGTCGAGTTGGACCGGGATGGAGCCCACGCTGTGGCAGAGGTCCCAGACGGTCAGCGCGCCGTGCTCATGGGTCAGGGCGGTGAGCGCGGCCATGTCGGCGATCCAGGCCGAGCGGTAGGCGACGTGGGAGAGGGTGACGACGGCCGTGTTCGCGTTCAGCTCGGCGGCGAGTTCCTCCGCCGTCACCCCCGCGTCCGGGTCGGAGTCGATCCACCGTACGGTCATGCCCAGTTCGTCGGCGATGCCCTGGACGAGGTAGCTGTCGGTGGGGAAGTTGTGCCGGTCACTGATGATCTCGGTGCGTCCTGGGCGCAGGGCGAGGGCGCCCCGGAGCAGTTTGTAGAGACAGACGCTGGTGGAGTCGGCGACGACAACCTGGCCGGGGGCCGCGCCGAGGGCGGCTTCCCCGAGGGCGTCGCCGATGCGCTCGGGCAGTTCCATCCAGCCTTCGGACCAGGAGCGGATGAGCCGGGTGCCCCACTCCTGGGTGAGCAGTGAGTTCAGGCGCTCCTGGGTGGCCTTCGGCGGGCGGCCCAGGGAGTTGCCGTCGAGGTAGGCGATCAGTCCATCGTCGGCAGGAGTGATGAACCGGTCGCGGAAGGGGGCGAGAGGGTCCTTCTCATCGAGGCGGCGGGCGTCGTCGAGGGAGGTCGTCATGGGGTCACCTTTTCCGGCAGTCGCGCCTTCTCCGCGCCGATGGTCGTGGAGTCGCCGTGGCCGGTGTGCACGACGGTCTGCCCCGGCAGGACCAGGAGCCGGTTGCGGATGGAGGCGATGATGGTGCGGTAGTCGGAGTAGGAACGGCCGGTCGCGCCGGGGCCGCCCTGGAAGAGCGTGTCGCCGCTGAAGACGACTCCCAGTTGCGGGACGTACAGGCACACCGCGCCGGGAGCGTGGCCGGGGGTGTGCAGGACGGTGAGCTCGGTGCCGCCGGCTGCGATCACCTGGCCGTGGGCCAGTTCACCGTCCGGGGCGAGGCCGGGGTGGGTGAGCTTCCACAGGGGCAGGTCGTCCGGGTGGAGGAGGACCGGCGCGCCGGTGAGGTCGGCGAGCGCGGGCGCGGCGTTGATGTGGTCGTCGTGGGCATGGGTGCAGATGATCGCGGTGAGGCGGCGTTCGCCGACGGCGGCGGCGATGGCGGCCGCGTCATGGGCCGGATCGATGACGATCACGTCGGTGTCGTCGCCGATGATCCACACGTTGTTCTCGACGTCCCAGGTGCCGCCGTCCAGGCTGAACGTGCCGGAGGTGACCAGATGCTCGACTTGGGTCGGCATCAGAAGACCACCACCGAGCGGAGCACGTCGCCGCTGTGCATACGCTCGAAGGCCTTGTCGACTTCGTCCAGCGCGATGGTCTCGGTGACGAAGGCGTCCAGGTCCAAACGGCCCTGCAAGTACAGGTCGATCAGCATCGGGAAGTCCCGGGAGGGAAGGCAGTCGCCGTACCACGACGACTTCAGCGTGCCGCCTCGCCCGAAGACATCCAGCAGCGGTAGTTCGAGTTTCATCTCCGGGGTGGGTACGCCGACCAGCACGACCGTGCCGGCCAGGTCGCGGGCGTAGAAGGCCTGCTGGTACGTCTCCGGGCGGCCGACCGCCTCGATCACCACATCCGCGCCGAAACCGCCGGTCAGGTCACGGACCGCCTCCGTCATGTCGACGGCCTTCGAGTTCACCGTATGGGTGGCGCCGATGCTCTGGGCCGTCGCGAGCTTGCGGTCGTCGATGTCAACCGCGATGATCTTCGACGCTCCCGCGAGCTTCGCCCCGGCAATCGCCGCGTCGCCAACGCCGCCGCAGCCGATCACGGCGACCGTGTCTCCGCGGCCGACGCCACCGGTGTTGATCGCGGCGCCGATACCGGCCATCACTCCGCAGCCCAGCAGCCCGGCCACGGCCGGTGATGCCTGCGGGTCGACCTTGGTGCACTGCCCAGCAGCGACCAGGGTCTTCTCGGCAAAGGCGCCGATGCCCAGGGCCGGCGACAGTTCCTGACCGGTGGCGGCGAGGGTCATTTTCTGCCGAGCGTTGTGCGTGTTGAAGCAGTACCAGGGACGCCCACGCAGACAGGCGCGGCACTGCCCGCAGACCGCCCGCCAGTTGAGGATCACGAAGTCCCCGGGCGCGACCTCGGTGACGCCTTCGCCGACCGACTCCACCACGCCGGCGGCCTCGTGGCCGAGTAGGAACGGGAAGTCGTCGCTGATGCCGCCTTCCCGGTAGTGCAAGTCCGTGTGACACACCCCGCAGGCCTGCACTCTGACGACGGCCTCGCCCGGACCCGGATCCGGAACCACGATTGTCTCGGTCTGTACCGGCGAACCTTTGGCGCGGGCGATGACCGCGCGTACTTCCTGTGCCATAACCTCAATTCCTTTACTGATTTGACTTGTCCGCCACCGTGTCAGGCCGTGTACACGACGAAGACCTTGCGCAGACGCTCGTGTATGGTCCAGATCCCGCGCCATCCGAGCGGGAAGTAAGCGGTGTCACCCGCGGTGAGCTCGACGGGCTCCTCTCCATCGCGGACGACGGTCATCCGGCCGTGGACAACGGTGATGACCTCACCGCGGGTGCTGAACTCCCACCGAGAGGTCCCTGGCTCGGACTCCCAGGTGCCAGAGATGATCCCCTTCGTCTGGTCCGTGAAGAACACGCGGCTGCGCACGGTGATCTCGCCGGAGAGCGGCTCCGCGCTCGGAGGCGCGAGCACGCTCTCGTCCAACTCGGCCGAGGGGATGTCGAGACAACGGAAGGTGACAGTCACAGGAGGGTCCTTTCAGTCAGGAGACGAGCGGGAGGATGGCTCGAATGGACGGCAACACGCCGACGCGTCAGCCGACCTCGGTGCGCACGGCGAGTACTTCGGGGAAGAAGGTCAGATCGAGCGCGGCCTTCAGAAAGGCCACCCCGCTGGACCCACCGGTACCCCGCTTGAAGCCGATGATCCGCGTTACCACCTTCAGATGGCGGAAGCGCCAGAGCTGGAAGCTCTCCTCGATGTCGACGAGTTCCTCGCAGGCCTCGTAGGCTTCCCAGTGGGCCTCGGGGTTGTCGTAGATCTCCTTCAGCACGGGGAGCAGACCGTCGTGGAACCCATGTGCACGGGTGACGTCCCGTTCCAACAGCTCCTCGGGGACCGGGTGCCCGGCGCGGGCGAGGTAGCGGAGGAACTCGTCGTACAGGCTGGGCAGACGCAAGGATTCCTCCAGCGCGTCGCACGCCTCCGGGTCGTGCGCGAAGACCTGGTTCATCTGCCCGTTCTTGTTGCCGAGAAGGAACTCCACGATCCGGTACTGCGCGGACTGGAAGCCGGAGGCATGCCCTAGTGCGCCGCGGAACTGGGCGTACTCACTCGGCGTGAGAGTGGCCAGCACGGCCCATTGTTCGACGAGCTGCCGTTGGATGTGCTTGACGCGGGCGAGGGACTTCAGCGCGGGCCGTAGATCGTCGGAAGCCAGCCGGCGCATGGCCTGGCGCAGCTCATGGATCACGAGCTTGAACCACAGCTCCGAGGTCTGGTGCTGGATGATGAACAGGAGTTCGTCGTGGTGCGGCGGATTGCTCAAGGGCTGCTGCGCGGACAGCAACCGGTCGAGTCGCAGGTAGCCACCGTACGTGGTCTCCTTGTGCAGGTTGGTGTAGATGCCCTGCTCGATCTCTCGGGTGTTGTGCCGTGAAGCCGGCTCGGACCGCTGGCTCATGGATGCGTCTTCGCTTTCGTTGTGCGGTGGAGGGACACCCTTACGACAGGTCACCCCATGACGCTGAAGCTGCTGTCCTGGTTGATCTGACGACGACGGCTGTAGTGCGACAGATCCACCTCATGGCCGGTGCGGGGCAGCTTGACCACGACGGGTTCGGCGTCGTGGTCCTGGCCGTTCTCGCAGGCGTCGATGATGGCCGTCAGGAAGAGCCCGACCACGGGAGCGTTCTTGAACTGGTTTCCGCTTGTGCCGATCGCCACGTAGTACCCGCGCAGCGCCGTCTTGTCGTAGATCGGGATCCAGTCCTGCGAGACGTCGTACACGCCGGCGATCCCGCGGGGTGTGTGGGGCACGGTGAGGCTGGGGATACGGCAGGCGGCGCGGTAGAGCTGAGCGTCGTAGACCGCCGTCGTCGGATGCGGGTTGTAGCTGTCGGGATCATCGAGCCACTCCAGCGGATCGCATTCCGGTTCGGTGCCGCCCACGATGAGACCGCCGCTCGGGGTGCTCCGGAAGTATGTGCCCAGGTCCGGGTCGGCGACGAGGAGCCCCCTGCCATCCTGGCCGAAGCCGTCGGGTGCACGTACCTCGTGGACCTCCTGGCGCAGCGGCCGGGTGGAGACGGCGAAGTCCTCGCCCACTCCGGCGAGCGCGTTGACCGCTCCGGAATGCGGCCCTGCCGCATTGATCACGACCGGTGCCGACAACCGGGTACCGTCGCCGAGGTCGACGCCGGTGACGCGGTCCCGGGCCGTGATGCCCGTCACCTCGGAACGGAATCGGAAGGTGGCTCCGTGGCCCACGGCTGCGGTCATCAGGTTGCGGGCCGCCAGCTGCGGGTCGTCCACGAAACCGCAGTCAGGGGTCCAGCAACCGGTCAGCTCGCCGGCCGGCTCGTCGAAGAAGGCCTCGTCAGTGATGGCCTTGGGCGGGTAGTAACGGCCGATGTCCAGCAGCGGCAAGCGCTCTGCCAGCGTCGTCGCGTCCCAGTCCTCGTACGGCACGCCCGCCCGGTCGAACAGTTCGTACACCGTGGCGCGGTCCTGGCCGGGGGAGTCCAGGAGCAGTCCGCCGGTTCTGATGAACCGGGCGAGCCCCGCCTCGTCGCCACCGCCGAGGTGATCACTCCACTGTTCCCAGGCGTGCTTGGACTCCCAGGCGCTGGCGACCCCCGCCCAGGTGGAGTAGTTGAACCGGATGACGGCCGAGGACGCGCTGGTGGACCCGCTTCCGGCCGACGGCCCCCGTTCCACCACGCAGACGTGCCGCCCACCGGCTGCCAAGGCATACGCGATGGAGCAGCCCATGACGCCTGCTCCGATCACCACTGCATCGAAGCTCTGATCGGACATCGCGTTCCTTTCGGAAAGACGAGGACGGGTAAAAAACCGCCGAAAATAGGGTCTCTGTGGATTCCGCAATCAGACGGTGACGCCACCAAGCAGTCCGGGCTGCTTTATTACGACCGCGTGATGCTCTACGAACACGCCTCTGAGTGATGAGTATGCTCACGCTCATAACGGAATAGAATCAACGGTTGTCGAGGCTTCTTCCCGGCGATGTTCTACATCTGTCGGAAGCGCGGTGCGGAAGGTGCCGGTCAGGCGGACCAGCGTCAATCCCGGATGTGTCCGGGCCTGCTCTCTTCGTCGTTGTGCTGGTCGGCAGGGCTGAGACCGGCGGCGGCGATCCGTTGCCCATCGCCTGCGGCACGCCGGGCTGGGCCGGGCGGACTCTCCCCCGCCCTTCCTCCCCGCTCTGCGAGCATGCTGAGCGCAAGGCAGGCGCCGCGAAGATCCATTTCGGGACGAGGGGCCGACCGAGACCAGGTATGCCCAGCCTGAACGTGTCGAGGCGCGGCTTACCGAAGCGCTCCGGACACGGAGTGCAACCGAAAAGCTGTTCACCCACGGGGTGACCCATGGTAGAAATGTCACATGAGGCGGCTTTTCTGCCTTTCACGGGGCCGGGCAAACCACGTCGGAGCCAAGGCTTCGCCGACAGGGCCCCCGCACCGATTCCCACTGAGTCCGCGCAGCGTCGCGGGTCAGGTGTTCATGTTGCAGCTGGTGCTCGTATTGCTGCTGGGGCTGGCGGCGGCGGCTGCCCTCGTGCTGCAGGCCCGCAACGAAACCATGCATGAGGCGCGGGCACGTTCACTCGTCGGCGCTGAGACCTTCGCTCACGCCCCGGGAACGCTGGCCGCGATGAAGTCCGCCCATCCCAGTGCCTTGCTGCAACCGCGTGCCGAGCAGGCGCGGAAGGCCTCGGGACTCGACTACATCGTTGCGTACAATCCAGCCGGTATCCGCTGGACTCACCCCGACCCGAGTCTGATCGGCAAGCACGTGATTGGTCACGCCGACGAGGCGTATGCCGGGCATACGCAGAGGTCCATGTACATCACACCGGTGGGACCAGTGGTGGATACGACCGTTCCTGTCTTCAACTCCAAGGGCAGGATGGTCGGGCTGGTGTCGGCCGGAATCAATGTCACGAACGTGAACGCGCGGGTGAGTGAGCAACTGCCGCTTCTGCTTGGTTCTGCTGCTGGCGCACTGGTGCTGGTCTCGGCCGGGGCGACGTTGGTGGGTCGTCGGCTGCAGCGGCAGACGCACGGCCTGGAGCCCGCCGAGCTGAGGAGAATGTACGAGCACCACGACGCGGTGCTGCACGCCGCGCGGGAAGGTGTGTTGATCGTCGCGGATGACGGGCTGCTGCTGCTGGCCAACGACGAGGCGCGGCGCCTGCTCGCCCTGCCCACGGACGCTGAGATGCGCAACGTCGCCGACCTGGGTCTGGACCCACCCATCGCCGAACTGCTGGT
This window contains:
- a CDS encoding S-(hydroxymethyl)mycothiol dehydrogenase: MAQEVRAVIARAKGSPVQTETIVVPDPGPGEAVVRVQACGVCHTDLHYREGGISDDFPFLLGHEAAGVVESVGEGVTEVAPGDFVILNWRAVCGQCRACLRGRPWYCFNTHNARQKMTLAATGQELSPALGIGAFAEKTLVAAGQCTKVDPQASPAVAGLLGCGVMAGIGAAINTGGVGRGDTVAVIGCGGVGDAAIAGAKLAGASKIIAVDIDDRKLATAQSIGATHTVNSKAVDMTEAVRDLTGGFGADVVIEAVGRPETYQQAFYARDLAGTVVLVGVPTPEMKLELPLLDVFGRGGTLKSSWYGDCLPSRDFPMLIDLYLQGRLDLDAFVTETIALDEVDKAFERMHSGDVLRSVVVF
- a CDS encoding tryptophan 2,3-dioxygenase produces the protein MSQRSEPASRHNTREIEQGIYTNLHKETTYGGYLRLDRLLSAQQPLSNPPHHDELLFIIQHQTSELWFKLVIHELRQAMRRLASDDLRPALKSLARVKHIQRQLVEQWAVLATLTPSEYAQFRGALGHASGFQSAQYRIVEFLLGNKNGQMNQVFAHDPEACDALEESLRLPSLYDEFLRYLARAGHPVPEELLERDVTRAHGFHDGLLPVLKEIYDNPEAHWEAYEACEELVDIEESFQLWRFRHLKVVTRIIGFKRGTGGSSGVAFLKAALDLTFFPEVLAVRTEVG
- the kynU gene encoding kynureninase, encoding MTTSLDDARRLDEKDPLAPFRDRFITPADDGLIAYLDGNSLGRPPKATQERLNSLLTQEWGTRLIRSWSEGWMELPERIGDALGEAALGAAPGQVVVADSTSVCLYKLLRGALALRPGRTEIISDRHNFPTDSYLVQGIADELGMTVRWIDSDPDAGVTAEELAAELNANTAVVTLSHVAYRSAWIADMAALTALTHEHGALTVWDLCHSVGSIPVQLDTAGVDFAVGCTYKYLNAGPGAPAFAYVRTAHQESFRQPIWGWMGAAAPFAMEHAYRPAPGVRRALSGTPPITAMIGVEESVTLTAEAGIDRIRAKGMALTEMVTELAQDWLVPHGVRIASPRDPDRRGSHVTLARADAAELSQRLIEAGVIIDFRPPDGIRVGLSPLTTGFAETWRAMDVIRGLTATGGT
- a CDS encoding MBL fold metallo-hydrolase — encoded protein: MPTQVEHLVTSGTFSLDGGTWDVENNVWIIGDDTDVIVIDPAHDAAAIAAAVGERRLTAIICTHAHDDHINAAPALADLTGAPVLLHPDDLPLWKLTHPGLAPDGELAHGQVIAAGGTELTVLHTPGHAPGAVCLYVPQLGVVFSGDTLFQGGPGATGRSYSDYRTIIASIRNRLLVLPGQTVVHTGHGDSTTIGAEKARLPEKVTP
- a CDS encoding cupin domain-containing protein gives rise to the protein MTVTFRCLDIPSAELDESVLAPPSAEPLSGEITVRSRVFFTDQTKGIISGTWESEPGTSRWEFSTRGEVITVVHGRMTVVRDGEEPVELTAGDTAYFPLGWRGIWTIHERLRKVFVVYTA
- a CDS encoding FAD-binding oxidoreductase, which encodes MSDQSFDAVVIGAGVMGCSIAYALAAGGRHVCVVERGPSAGSGSTSASSAVIRFNYSTWAGVASAWESKHAWEQWSDHLGGGDEAGLARFIRTGGLLLDSPGQDRATVYELFDRAGVPYEDWDATTLAERLPLLDIGRYYPPKAITDEAFFDEPAGELTGCWTPDCGFVDDPQLAARNLMTAAVGHGATFRFRSEVTGITARDRVTGVDLGDGTRLSAPVVINAAGPHSGAVNALAGVGEDFAVSTRPLRQEVHEVRAPDGFGQDGRGLLVADPDLGTYFRSTPSGGLIVGGTEPECDPLEWLDDPDSYNPHPTTAVYDAQLYRAACRIPSLTVPHTPRGIAGVYDVSQDWIPIYDKTALRGYYVAIGTSGNQFKNAPVVGLFLTAIIDACENGQDHDAEPVVVKLPRTGHEVDLSHYSRRRQINQDSSFSVMG